Below is a window of Polyodon spathula isolate WHYD16114869_AA chromosome 42, ASM1765450v1, whole genome shotgun sequence DNA.
GAATGCGTTTAAACCCTGCCTCTgaattcctctctctctctctctctatccctctctcccccctctctctgtctctctatacCTCTCCTCCCCCGTCTCTCTCCTCCCCCGTCTCTCTCTCGGGATCGGCTATAAAGAGAATTCCTCTCCTTTTAAATCGCAGAGCAGCTCCGTTCTTCTCTCCCTCGTTTACTGTTATAAAGTTTGTTGACATTCACGACACACACGGCAACTTACAAAGGcaacaagctgtttatttttcgtAAGTACAATGCTGCTGTTTTCTATTTCTGCCTaagattgcatatatatatatatataaactctgtattttaataattagctacaatgttCCAGCTTCAGACagataattgtaattgtattattatgataAGTTGTCAAGTGTAGggagtttttaaaaacattacagaaataaataaaatgccattctctctctctctctctctctctctctctctctctctctctctctctctctctcttctcagtGCTGAAATGTCATACAGAGGAGTTGGATTTGGGGGTGCAGACTCACCCCCTTCTATACAGAGGGAGACGATGACTGAGATAGAGGGGGTCCCCATTATATCCTCTGTCACCCAGAGTTGGGATCAAATTCGAAACTTTAAAGCCAGACCAGATGATGTGCTTATAGCTACCTACCCAAAAGCAGGTAAGCgagagaagggggctggttcattctcttcactgtgctttgagaagggggctggttcattctcttctctgtgctttgagaagggggctggttcattatcttcactgtgctttgagaagggggctggttcattatcttcactgtgttttgagaagggggctggttcattctcttcactgtgctttgagaagggggctggttcgttatcttccctgtgctttgagaagggggctggttcattatcttctctgtgctttgagaagggggctggttcattatcttctctgtgctttgagaagggtctggttcattatcttcactgtgctttgagaagggggctggttcattatcttcactgtgctttgagaagggggctggttcattatcttctctgtgctttgagaagggggctggttcattatcttctctgtgctttgagaagggggctggttcattatcttctctgtgctttgagaagggggctggttcattatcttcactgtgctttgagaagggggctggttcattatcttcactgtgctttgagaagggggctggttcattatcttctctgtcaGGCACCACGTGGATGGTCGAGATCGTGGACTGCATCATGAATGACGGCGATACAGAGCGCTGCAAGAGATCCCCGACTCACGACCGAGCCCCGTTCATGGAGCTGAACCCCCCAAAACCGTTCCCCTCGGGTcagtgcgtgtctgtgtgtctgtctgtcttccccTTCCCCTCTCCTGTCTTCTTCCTCTCTCTCTATTCATTGCACAATGAGTAAACATTACATATTTATGAGCAGAACAGAACTGCCCCTTTCCCAGGAACAGTAGAGCTGCCTCCTCTTTGTTCCCCGCTAACTGTAACACAGATCGTTGCGATACTGCAGGGTGTCTCTCAGGCTCTCGCAGGTGGATACAGATTTGACTGCTAGATCTGCAGTCCGCTCCTGCTCTCCCAGTAGGATGGGGTCCTACTGTGATCTGACACGGTGTTGCCCAGTGTGAAGCGATAGCCTTTCACCTGAGGTCCGGATTTCTTCTGGAAGACCGTAACTTTGGTCTTGTCCGGGTTGACCGACACAGTTCTGCTGTAGCAGTGACAGGCTCTGCTGTAAACCCTGCTTTCCCCCCTCTCtaaccctctccctccctccctctctaaccctctccctctcctctctaaccctctccctccctccctctctaaccctctctccgtctctctcctctccaggtctccagCAGTTAGCCTCCATGGCGTCTCCCAGGCTGGTGAAGACACACCTCCCTGTGCAGCTGGTGCCTCAGTCCTTCTGGGAGAATGACTGCAAGGTAACGGGCGAGATTTTGCTTCAATacgttttaaatgtatttttaagtttaactggTTGGTTTCACAAGCCTGACTCAGCCCTGAAAGTAAATGAatagtctctgtctctctcgcttgctctctctctccaggtgatCTATGTTGCTCGCAATGCAAAGGACAATCTCGTCTCCTATTACCACTTCCAGCACATGAACCAGGGGCTACCCGAGACAGGAAGCTGGGAGCACTACATCAGCAGCTTCCTGTCTGGGCAAGGTAAGCGCCAGAGAATAGGTGGATTGTGGGGGCTGTAGTATCAAGGCAGAGGTGCATTGTGGGGGGTGTAGTATCAAGGCAGAGATGCATTGTGGGGGGTGTAGTATCAGCACAGAGGTGCATTGTGGGGGGCTGTAGTATCATCACAGGTGCATTGTGGGGGGCTGTAGTATCAGCACAGAGGTGCATTGTGGGGGGCTGTAGTATCAGCACAGAGGTGCATTGTGGGGGGCTGTAGTATCAGCACAGAGGTGCATTGTGGGGGGCTGTAGTATCAGAGGTGCACTGTAGTATCAGCACAGGTGCATTGTGGGGGGCTGTAGTATCAGCACAGAGGTGCATTGTGGGGGGCTGTAGTATCAGCACAGAAGTGCATTGTGGGGGCTGTAGTATCAGCACAGAGGTGCATTGTGGGGGGCTGTAGTATCAGCACAGAGGTGCATTGTGGGGGCTGTAGTCCTTTAACCCGGTTCTCTCTC
It encodes the following:
- the LOC121305145 gene encoding sulfotransferase 1C2-like, producing MRLNPASEFLSLSLSIPLSPLSLSLYTSPPPSLSSPVSLSGSAIKRIPLLLNRRAAPFFSPSFTVIKFVDIHDTHGNLQRQQAVYFSAEMSYRGVGFGGADSPPSIQRETMTEIEGVPIISSVTQSWDQIRNFKARPDDVLIATYPKAGTTWMVEIVDCIMNDGDTERCKRSPTHDRAPFMELNPPKPFPSGLQQLASMASPRLVKTHLPVQLVPQSFWENDCKVIYVARNAKDNLVSYYHFQHMNQGLPETGSWEHYISSFLSGQVPWGSWFDHVIGWWESKAEHRVLYLFYEDLKEDPAREIERVARFLGKGLDQAVIDRITDHTSFSQMKENPMANYSTLPAFIFNQAVSPFMRKGTVGDWKQHFTVSQSERFDEEYRRRLAGTSLRFRTEL